The window ACCTCATAATGAGGAAAATAACAAATCCATATAATTTTGCATTTAGGTTTTAATACATGGGAAGATATGTTCCAACTCATCGTGTCATTCGAGAAATCTAGTATATTTCTAAGGTATACTCAACTAGTCAAGTGAGATCGTTATGTAAAGAAGTTACTTTTGAGTGAAAATAAATAGTTATATCCGgtatcatttttttttgaaaggaAACTTCTCTAACAAGGGTTCTAGACCAATTATCGTGCATCGATTAATCCCCTCTGCAAACATGAGGTTATGTCTCATGCTATGGAATCACTACGACGAACATTCATGACCACAGGGGATGTGTAGTGTCATGATTTAAACATAGGTCAATAAATTATCGACCATATCTTCTACATGTCATGTCAAGTCACCACAACTCAAGTGATTAACTTTTTATAGGAGATCTTTATGATTGTTAACTAATAGCCGAAAATAAGCTAGTTACTATTAATAATATGTATAATTTGTAAATTAATATATAAGAATAAGAGTAAATAGTGACCCAAAGATCTTTAGCCCGTAGCCACCTATTCGATTTTGTTGGGTTTCATTGAATCTGAATGCTTGACTTTATGGGCCCATTGAATCTAAGTTCTAAACATATTgacctttttgttttttttttcttttttgtgtgTGTTCTTTAGTTATGAACAAGACTTGATATTTTACAATTATACCCAAAATCCACATAACCAATATTCATAGATATATTAGAGTAGTTTAAAATGTCTCTATGAAtactttcaaatatatatattagAGTCGTTTAAAATGCCTCTATAATACTTTATAATATAATGGTGTATGTTATGCTGAATATATTATGAAAGGACATGATAATAGGTTTAATTATTACTTTTTAAGTTGTAAAATGAATAGCTTAAAACTAAATTTGATGTAATTTAACAagtatttaaatatttttattttcttttgaagatatgttttatatattttatacgAGTATTAAATCACTACAATGaccaaaaatgggtagaaatttgATACAAATTggctttttttttatcatttatcaCAAAATAACAATCTATTTAATAAAATGAGCTTTTGAAAAATACCTTTTGTTGTGAAACAATGATGTCAAAATGAAACTCCAGCTTATACGAGTCTATATGAATacttaaaaaataaaatcaacaccaatgtttatttttgtataaaaagttGTATATATAAGATATATTTCTTTTCTATACAGAATAAATTGTCTTAACAAGCTTGAATGACCATTTAACCTTTACATTCCAAAAAAAGAGTTTGACAATATCCATCAAATTTAACATGAAAGAAGTTGGAAGAAAAAACACAAGGGACATATAGGTAAAGCATTAATGTCTAGTCGAAATAAGTCAATTTTTTGTTAATCCATTTTTAATATGCCTCTTATTGGGTCTGATAAAAGATTGGTTCTAATTCGGTCATATTCAGACTGTTTGATACTACAATTAAAAGTCTTCAATTTGGTCATATAACCATTGATATGCCTCTAGGACTGCTTGATAGTTGATGACAGTATAAGATCAAAACCAAGACTTGACAAAGTAAGACACAACTATGAAACTGACCCCGTAAGAGGCATATGAGACCAGGCAAAGGCTTCTAAGTATGGTATCAGATCGTATTAGACTCAACTTCTTACCAGACTCAGTAAGAGGCATTATCAAAAAGCCCCTTCCTGAGTCTAATAAGAGGTTGGATTTAACTCAATCAGATCTAAGCTcaatcaacaactatcaaacaacCCCTAAATCGTTATCTCtggattaagtcaaaaagaattAACCATATAACTCATTAAGCTCGTTAAGTCAAAATCAAACAAACCTTTCCTCTACTTAAAAAAAAACATCACTAGCACTTATTATCTCACCCAAAACAAATGGAAGATCAAAGTGCTTTCCACCATTTATTATATAAGAAAAACTTTAATGTAAAACAGAAGCAACACACGTAGTGCATGATAACATAGATTATGGGATAAAATCATGGTAATCATGGGTTAGCAAGATTAATTAACAAGGATggaaattgaaaacaataattgaTAAATGACTTTTTGGAATTCTATGCTTCCATTATACAAAATTGTTGCTAAAATCTTTCAACAAATATATGAAAAAGGACTATAAAAAGGATACCAATCTTGTGAATCAACATGCCATCTTTTGTGAATTTTAGGGTAGACTCCTCCCTTATCGAGGCACACTGAGACCCATTTCTGGAAAACAAAATAagtcaaaataaaatgaattttaagcATGTACATTTATTAATGGATATATAGTAAAGTCTGTGAAGTATGCTAAACAAATGTATAAACAATTCTTATTTCTTTCCATGAAAAAACACAAAACTAATTATTAAAACAAAGAATAACATTCCcacattccaaaatcaagtcaaaaaaacaaatatgcaaagAGTTTAAAGAAACCATCTGACTATTGGTTAAACATCCTTTATACCTAAATCAACTACGAATAGTTATCACAATTACTAACTGGCAAAAGGGTAATTCTGGAATAAATTTTTCCAGAAGAAAAAGATGTTGCATTTATATGAAGAAACCAAAAATGTCGTTGCATTTGTTTAAGCAAAAAGGAAGTAATCAAGGTTAttttaaaggtttcaactttcaaCTTAATTACCACAAACCAAAACTAGATTTGGGGTAGAACTATGAACAAGGGTCGGGGCTTCTCTCAGTTTCTATCTAATCCTCAAACAACAAGCCTAGTTCATGATCGCATGTCATAAAGGTTTGAAATAAAACAAAGTAGTATGCTTACAGATAAAGATAAAGAGAAATTTTCAAACTCCCGGGTTTGCACTGGAAAGCATACCCTGAGACAAAGATCTTGACCCCTTCGAGTCTATCCCGAGACAAGATGTCAATCGAGCCGAGGACACTGCTGAGTGTAGTGGCAACAGAGATTGCACACAACCTATTCGAGAAAATGACCTGAaacaatgaaatttttttttttttcaactaatTCACAGACAAAACAATCACCATTTATAAGGTAAACATGACATAAGAACACCCGTAATTATGGATTTAATATTGGATGGAAGTTGCGCATTTACCTCGTGACAGTTGTTGGAGATGAACGAGGAGCGAGGGATGGAATTGAAGTAGGTTTAGGTGAAGGAGTAGCcatggatttgaagattgttGAAGCTGGTCTACAAATTGAGCGATATCGAGACGCCATTGTTGATGAGTGTGGAATATGGAGGTTCCGTTATTAGGGTTATAATTGGGGAGAACGGGAAAAAGTTTTAGCGGGTTTTGCCTCCGCAGTCGGCAGTCAGCACTTCGGACTAAAGGTGTGCCAATTTTGGGGCTTCGGTTTAATCAAGACGAAAAATTAttctaattataattttttttgttaaaaaaaaaaagcaaaaaaagcaAAAGCCATCAAAAATCATAATCGCAAATGATTTTTATCGGGCTACTGTTTTTGTAAATGGGCTACTGTTTTTGTAAATGGGCTCTGATTTCACTAGACCACGATTTTACCTAATGGGCTCATTGGTAATCAATTAAAATGCATTTTAAATATTGATTTCAATATTGTGGTAATTGGTAAGTGTTGCTCCTCTACTCTAGAGTTACAAGTTCGCAAGTTCAAAGACAAGTTTTTTCACACAAAATCAACTTAAtcacaaaattgcaagaatggtttATATGGTATGTCAAAACTTATATATTCAGgccaaaaaagtttggactaaTTTCAgtggtccaaaaatttcatttgattTGAACTATTTTGTAAAGACAATTTTGATCCCTGTTATTTGATTAtctatttttgttttattaacaacaattaaaaaaattctctctctctctctctctcatctgaAACTCTCACCCAAACCAAAAAAAACCCAAATCCCGTCTATGGATCGAATTTAGATCTATTCGTCATTGTTTATGGTTGGATTTTCCGACGATGACGAAGCTGACAACGCCACCGTCTCTTTTTCTTCACCAAAAAAACGAAGATTTTGGTTTTATCTCCGACTGTGAAGTTGAAATCGCCTTTTGGACCACCACCATTTGCATATTTGACTCACCGCTTGCCATAGAGGTTATTTATGGATAAGATAAATCCATATCTGAAGAGATAGGGTTTGCAGTGTCGTCACCCGCTACGTGGAGCTACGAGCCTACCTCCGAATATATAGATTtgagagaaagaaaaaaagagacatagagagagagagagatgtcgTTTGAAACACTCACCCCTCTCCGAAGAACAAATCACATTTCGTATAAAGCCGTCTAAAACGCTCGCCTCTCTCCTGACGAACAGACCTAACTGCTTTAGATTTGTTCATATTTTTCGTTTGAGCTTCTTTTAGTTGTCAGATTTGCTTCATATCTTTTCATTGAGaggttcttttctttttcaaatctttttgtgtgtgtgtgttcatcgaGAGGTCATTTCTTGCAAGACTGGAACTTGCTCATTACTCCTACACAAATGCGCTGCAAATTAAATCCAAATGAGTGGAATCTTGATAACTTGGTTAATCGATTACTGATTGATGATAATAATCCAAgcaattttcaaaatcaaaattgatTTGTTTGATGATCGTTGGTTACAGTAGGGTAGTAAAAAGAGAAATAGGGAGACCGGGAAGAAATGATGGGGTATTTTAGTTTTTTCAattattagagagagagagagagagatgtatttcttttttatttttccctTAAAATTATAAgagtatttaaataaataaataaataaactaaaaaaacaaaaaccaatggcaaAATcgtcattaaaaaaaatttaatgtaaactggaccaaacttgcaacaaaatgaaaacattAAACCTCTGGTACCAGTCCAAACTTTTTTGGCACAAACATGCGTGTTTTATATACCATAGGGATCATTTTTCAATTTTGTCCAAGTTATATTATACCAAATTACCCTTTAAGTTTCAGAAAAATCCAAAACAACCCCTCAAATATtgtattaaatatattttatttccCGGTAGAGGAGCAacacattaatatatatatatatatatatatatatatatatatatatatatatatatatatatatatat of the Lactuca sativa cultivar Salinas chromosome 6, Lsat_Salinas_v11, whole genome shotgun sequence genome contains:
- the LOC111877585 gene encoding protein NONRESPONDING TO OXYLIPINS 2, mitochondrial isoform X1, with amino-acid sequence MASRYRSICRPASTIFKSMATPSPKPTSIPSLAPRSSPTTVTRSFSRIGCVQSLLPLHSAVSSARLTSCLGIDSKGSRSLSQGMLSSANPGV
- the LOC111877585 gene encoding protein NONRESPONDING TO OXYLIPINS 2, mitochondrial isoform X2 — protein: MASRYRSICRPASTIFKSMATPSPKPTSIPSLAPRSSPTTVTRSFSRIGCVQSLLPLHSAVSSARLTSCLGIDSKGSRSLSQEMGLSVPR